A genomic stretch from Gavia stellata isolate bGavSte3 chromosome 24, bGavSte3.hap2, whole genome shotgun sequence includes:
- the CRAT gene encoding LOW QUALITY PROTEIN: carnitine O-acetyltransferase (The sequence of the model RefSeq protein was modified relative to this genomic sequence to represent the inferred CDS: deleted 2 bases in 1 codon) produces the protein MAVRASPRSETVAGRPRPLAAERGGGAAAPGVAGVLAAGGGRGRAGAEPCCPSWRGLCTLSGGRGNRDRPRERFTIFSVLPAMDRKQKQAEKARPYGLLKPTALGKIPGRFQLHQEALPHLPVPPLQQTLDRYLLALQPIISEEELNHTQELVAEFRKPGGVGERLQKGLERRAKKTENWLSDWWLKTAYLEYRLPVVVHSSPGVVLPKQDFLDRQGQLRFAAKLIEGILDFKTMIDNETLPVEYMGGKPLCMNQYYQILSSCRIPGPKRDSIVNYAKGKKQSRHITVVHNFQFFELDVYNSDGSPLTTDQLFIQLEKIWNTSLQTNKEPIGILTTNHRNSWAKAYNNLLKDKTNKESVRTIEKSICTVCLDAPMPRVSEDIYKSRVAAQMLHGGGSRWNSGNRWFDKTLQFIVAEDGSCGLVYEHAPSEGPPIVALLDHIVEYTKKPELVRSPMIPLPMPKKLRFNITPEIKNDIEKAKQNLNIMVEDLDVKVMVFHQFGKTFPKSEKISPDAFIQLALQLAYYRMYGHACATYESASLRMFRLGRTDTIRSTSVDSLKFVQSMDSPDKSDQEKADLLRRATQAHREYTDMAIRGNAIDRHLLGLKLQAIEDLVSMPELFMDTAYAVAMHFNLSTSQVPAKTDCVMCFGPVVPDGYGICYNPMDEHINFAISAFNSCADTNAARMAHYLEKALLDMRILLQSTPKSKL, from the exons ATGGCGGTGCGGGCTTCGCCCCGCTCCGAGACGgtggcggggcggccccgccctctggcggccgagcggggcggcggggcggcggcgcccggtGTCGCCGGTGTCCttgcggcgggcggcggccggggc cgggcagGCGCGGAGCCATGCTGCCCTTCGTGGCGAGGGCTGTG CACATTGTCAGGTGGAAGAGGAAACCGAGACAGGCCGAGGGAGAGGTTTACGATCTTTTCTGTCCTCCCAGCCATGGATAGGAAGCAGAAGCAAGCAGAGAAG GCCAGGCCCTACGGCCTGCTGAAGCCGACAGCTTTAGGCAAGATCCCAGGCAGATTCCAACTTCATCAGGAAGCGTTGCCCCATCTCCCCGTGCCGCCGCTCCAGCAAACGCTGGACCGCTAcctgctggctctgcagcccATCATCAGCGAGGAGGAGCTGAACCACACGCAGGAGCTGGTGGCTGAGTTCCGCAAGCCGGGAGGCGTCGGGGAGAGGCTGCAGAAAGGCCTGGAGAGAAGAGCCAAGAAAACAGAGAACTGG CTCTCAGACTGGTGGCTGAAGACAGCTTACCTGGAGTATCGCCTGCCAGTTGTGGTCCACTCCAGCCCAGGTGTGGTTTTACCTAAGCAGGATTTTCTGGATCGACAAGGTCAGCTCAG GTTTGCTGCAAAGCTGATCGAGGGCATCCTGGATTTCAAGACCATGATTGACAA TGAGACCCTCCCAGTGGAGTATATGGGTGGGAAGCCCCTCTGCATGAACCAGTACTACCAGATCCTCTCATCCTGCCGCATTCCTGGGCCCAAGCGGGACTCCATTGTCAACTATGCCAAAGGCAAAAAGCAGTCCAGACACATCACAGTGGTTCACAACTTCCAG TTCTTTGAGCTGGATGTTTACAACAGTGATGGAAGTCCCCTTACCACTGACCAGCTCTTCATTCAGCTGGAGAAGATATGGAACACCTCcctccaaacaaacaaagaacCTATTGGAATCCTCACCACCAACCACCGAAACAGCTGGGCAAAAGCCTACAACAACCTTCTGAAAG ATAAGACCAACAAGGAATCTGTGCGTACAATTGAGAAGAGCATTTGCACTGTCTGCCTTGATGCACCTATGCCACGGGTGTCTGAGGACATCTACAAGAGCCGTGTGGCCGCTCAGATGCTACATGGCGGAGGCAGTCGCTGGAACAGTGGGAACCGATGGTTCGACAAAACCCTTCAA TTCATCGTTGCTGAAGATGGCTCCTGTGGTCTTGTATATGAGCACGCTCCCTCAGAAGGCCCACCCATCGTTGCTCTTCTGGATCACATCGTGGAGTACAC TAAGAAACCTGAGCTGGTAAGATCGCCCATGATTCCTTTGCCGATGCCCAAAAAGCTGCGGTTTAACATCACCCCAGAAATCAAGAATGACATAGAGAAGGCAAAGCAGAACCTCAACAT aATGGTCGAAGACCTGGATGTCAAAGTCATGGTCTTTCATCAATTTGGGAAAACCTTCCCCAAGTCAGAGAAGATAAGTCCTGATGCTTTTATCCAGCTGGCCTTGCAACTAGCATATTACAG AATGTATGGCCATGCCTGTGCCACGTATGAGAGTGCATCACTACGGATGTTCCGCCTGGGCCGCACAGACACCATCCGCTCCACTTCTGTAGACTCTCTTAAGTTTGTGCAATCAATGGACAGCCCTGACAAATCG GACCAGGAGAAAGCAGACTTGCTGAGGAGAGCTACCCAGGCCCACAGGGAATACACTGATATG GCAATAAGGGGCAATGCAATAGACCGCCATCTCTTAGGCTTGAAGCTTCAAGCTATTGAGGACCTAGTGAGCATGCCTGAATTGTTCATGGACACAGCATATGCTGTTGCAATGCACTTCAATCTCTCAACCAGCCAG GTCCCAGCAAAGACAGACTGTGTGATGTGTTTTGGTCCTGTGGTTCCAGATGGCTACGGAATCTGTTACAACCCTATGGACGAACACATCAACTTTGCAATTTCAGCATTCAACAGCTGTGCTGACACAAACGCAGCCCGCATGGCGCATTATCTTGAGAAGGCACTGCTAGACATGAGGATCTTGCTCCAATCCACTCCCAAATCAAAACTGTAA